The Rhizoctonia solani chromosome 4, complete sequence genome contains a region encoding:
- a CDS encoding metal-binding regulatory protein cuf1 has protein sequence MILIDNQKFACSACINGHRSSSCHHTDRPLFEIKKKGRPITQCARCRELRKTRSYHSKCLCDKPAATQNDNQVDASTEEIPGSKRKKSSRTAPAVPSLPNGIRDILDNKKPNDSEQKEESRKRFKAMLNPCNCGCDDAKRCRCNGEDLLGPIQNQAQGGSCCAETSTSVETERRVSPSRRLLPKPKKSIPPTNNRQSSQTTTPMPGSCCAPKHSQLELSSNHHGASIFIKPLSLPLDSAGPSLLPSITTWSTPTSIPTLNKHVTTTMDSCGCGEGCACAGCVEHRGAVAAAAAIAAGHHSCPDRCGTCQDLSSTNMQVSSLTGPSVSDDNSIEGLLARAIAKLPPPPPGQLSVFQSQSGGERVALVVLPRADNSNGLVSAPRSCCTPTVSTVLPTNSVAPKLMLPRSLKKQTAGQRRQVRSSSPSDDGLTDADAEGESDSGELEIPVTGLLGRQTKSWAYAQLDIDVDLELGLAADAIGK, from the exons ATG ATACTAATCGACAACCAGAAGTTCGCATG CTCTGCATGCATCAACGGACATCGCTCTTCTTCGTGCCACCACACTGATCGCCCGTTATTTGAGATCAAGAAGAAAGGCCGGCCAATAACACAGTGTGCACGGTGCCGAGAGCTACGCAAGACGAGATCCTACCACTCGAAATGTTTGTGCGACAAACCTGCCGCCACGCAAAACGATAACCAGGTAGATGCAAGTACCGAGGAGATTCCGGGAAGTAAACGCAAGAAGT CATCGAGAACTGCTCCGGCTGTACCTTCACTGCCAAACGGTATCCGAGACATCCTCGATAATAAAAAACCAAACGATTCGGAACAAAAGGAAGAATCTCGCAAGCGCT TCAAAGCCATGCTTAACCCATGCAATTGCGGCTGCGATGATGCCAAGCGTTGCCGATGCAACGGTGAAGATCTTCTGGGTCCTATTCAAAACCAAGCACAGGGTGGTTCATGTTGTGCTGAAACTTCCACCTCCGTCGAAACCGAACGGCGCGTTAGCCCATCCCGCAGACTACTACCCAAGCCAAAGAAATCAATACCGCCAACTAATAATCGTCAATCCTCCCAAACTACTACCCCCATGCCAGGTAGCTGCTGCGCCCCCAAACATTCGCAACTCGAACTATCATCAAATCATCATGGTGCTTCTATCTTTATCAAGCCCCTAAGTCTCCCCTTGGATTCTGCAGGCCCGTCTCTACTCCCCAGTATCACCACATGGTCAACGCCTACATCCATTCCGACTTTGAATAAGCATGTTACTACAACAATGGACAGCTGCGGATGTGGCGAAGGCTGCGCTTGTGCAGGGTGCGTGGAACACCGTGGTGCCGTCGCCGCTGCGGCTGCTATCGCCGCAGGACATCATAGCTGCCCGGACCGATGCGGAACTTGCCAGGATTTATCTTCTACAAACATGCAGGTCTCGAGTCTCACAGGACCCTCTGTCTCTGACGATAATTCCATCGAAGGCCTCCTTGCGCGTGCGATTGCCAAGcttccccctcccccaccaGGCCAATTGAGTGTGTTCCAATCCCAGTCCGGAGGGGAGAGGGTAGCTTTAGTTGTTCTACCACGTGCAGACAATTCTAACGGTCTTGTATCCGCTCCGCGCTCGTGCTGCACGCCCACTGTGTCAACGGTACTCCCAACTAACTCAGTGGCACCAAAGCTTATGCTCCCTCGAAGTCTGAAAAAGCAAACTGCCGGTCAACGGCGCCAAGTGcgctcctcttctccatcagacGATGGCCTCACAGATGCAGATGCGGAAGGCGAAAGCGATTCTGGCGAGCTGGAAATTCCCGTCACTGGGTTGTTGGGCAGACAAACAAAGAGTTGGGCCTATGCGCAGCTGGATATCGATGTCGATTTGGAACTTGGCCTAGCCGCAGACGCTATTGGTAAATAA
- a CDS encoding ubiquitin-conjugating enzyme: MSSIATKRLNKELKELLDPEKGPPVGIKVLNTDDLKVWTLSIEVLGESVYQGEIFVLRFTFTDRYPMESPEVVFVVNEEYQAPIHPHVYSNGHICASILGSEWSPVLNTSSLISLYTGSMGKSDAEEGKASEVAAWMWRQPDYQSQRPVDNDRYVRSAPLSPKQTRFHYDDDTV; the protein is encoded by the exons ATGTCGTCCATCGCTACAAAGAGGCTGAATAAGGAGTTGAAAGAGCTGCTAGATCCCGAGAAAGGTCCTCCAGTCGGGATTAAGGTATTGAATACCGATGACTTGAAGGTCTGG ACACTTTCCATCGAAGTCCTAGGCGAGAGCGTATATCAG GGCGAGATTTTTGTTCTACGATTCACTTTTACAGACCGATATCCTATGGAGTCACCAGAGGTAGTTTTTGTGGTGAATGAAGAGTACCAAGCGCCCATTCATCCGCATGTGTACTCCAATGGGCAC ATATGTGCCTCTATCCTAGGAAGCGAATGGAGTCCCGTATTGAACACATCTTCG TTGATATCTCTGTACACCGGCTCAATGGGCAAATCTGATGCAGAAGAAGGAAAGGCAAGTGAAGTGGCCGCTTGGATGTGGAGACAACCTGATTACCAGTCTCAAAGACCCGTGGACAACGACCGCTACGTAAGATCAGCACCCCTGTCTCCTAAACAAACCCGTTTCCACTATGATG ATGACAC CGTTTGA
- a CDS encoding haloacid dehalogenase-like hydrolase domain protein: protein MVAPSVRALLIDLSGTLHIGKDALPGAVNALRRVRQAGIPVRFCSNTSKESTSSLVRSLDKMGFEIELHEVFTSLGAAREIVRRQKLNPFFLISASAMEEFPEHRRSHNVYNHDAVVVGLAPEELSYDNMNIAFRILTGERPNDTTACGKDRIHNPAPLIAMHRASYVRSPDGALSLGPGPFVTALETAANVKAHILGKPTRRFFETTLESLSRDGIEKEVWMNAHPGHSDSPSRCIVIIGDDVNNDLGEGAVELNLRRVLVRTGKYRKGDEEKGGPDVPRPETFDSFAHFVDAMLGRESP, encoded by the exons ATGGTAGCACCGTCGGTTCGCGCATTATTGATTGATCTGAGTGGCACCCTACACATAGGGAAAGATGCCCTGCCTGGTGCAGTGAACGCTCTCCGGCGGGTCCGACAAGCAGGTATCCCCGTTAGATTCTG TTCCAATACCTCAAAGGAATCAACCTCTTCCCTAGTCAGGTCTCTCGACAAAATGGGGTTTGAAATTGAATTACATGAAGTCTTTACAAGCTTAGGGGCTGCGCGTGAGATCGTACGTAGACAGAAATTAAA cccattctttttgatttCAGCGTCGGCAATGGAAGAATTCCCTGAGCACCGAAGGTCTCACAACGTTTATAACCATGATGCCGTAGTTGTCGGGCTCGCTCCCGAAGAACTGAGTTATGACAATATGAACATTGCGTTTCGAATATTAACCGGAGAGCGTCCGAATGATACGACGGCGTGCGGCAAAGACAGAATTCACAACCCTGCACCGCTGATCGCGATGCATCGAGCGTCGTACGTTCGGAGCCCCGACGGTGCTCTATCTCTTGGGCCAG GTCCGTTTGTGACGGCTCTTGAAACGGCAGCAAACGTCAAGGCACATATTCTTGGCAAGCCGACCCGCCGGTTCTTCGAGACCACTCTCGAAAGCCTTTCGAGGGATGGGATCGAGAAAGAGGTGTGGATGAACGCGCACCCGGGGCATAGCGATTCCCCATCCCGGTGTATTGTAATAATTGGAGATGATGTTAACAACGATTTAGGCGAAGGCGCAGTCGAACTTAATCTCCGTCGTGTCTTGG TGCGGACGGGGAAATATCGCAAAGGAGATGAGGAAAAAGGGGGACCGGACGTCCCACGTCCAGAAACGTTTGACTCTTTTGCTCATTTCGTAGATGCCATGTTGGGTCGTGAGTCACCATAG
- a CDS encoding Golgi apparatus membrane protein TVP38 encodes MSRNQPSSSTTPPASPFLDPQSHTSSRQQRPTFHYTNTNAHIPNLYPASHISRSSSTSDWPNEKARPLDSGVRRARSVDRTNAPLPLQHQSSLSVDDRSRPLPSTLALHSHPPPTRTPLPRYPYAPTRSPHPLRPEYTQELRIGGSTCTCDVPDSLKPWIPMMIWALSSIAFLVAITYYKTEVFTGLDELSQWLQVQGYQGQLILFFLIFVTTFPPLPLYSTLIGLSGYCFGAMTGAVISYFAALSGALVVFLLSRTFLRWHIARLISHSPSFKRILRAIEKRPSLLFLIRLAPYPYNVMNVLLASSPRLTLTTYTACTALSLFKVIIHTSIGASIHSFADYHMREGAKEDENSGLGRAWTIIGITLCVMLFMYLSWVARRAVDELDDEDEVFGGRGPVTRSLAPMRGRRDDEEAVAFLSPAVMDESDEFVNGGARSRETDMTESPFRERSYPPTEINPSPNSRLYGGSS; translated from the exons ATGTCTCGTAACCAACCCTCGTCAAGCACAACACCTCCTGCCTCTCCTTTTCTCGATCCCCAGTCACATACCAGCTCACGACAACAACGTCCTACATTCCACTATACTAACACCAATGCACATATCCCGAACCTCTACCCCGCATCTCATATTTCCCGATCCAGTTCAACCAGTGATTGGCCAAACGAAAAGGCTCGACCACTTGATTCTGGTGTTCGTCGGGCACGATCCGTAGACCGGACCAATGCACCACTGCCACTACAACACCAGTCTTCACTCTCGGTTGACGACCGGAGCCGGCCTCTCCCGTCAACCTTGGCATTGCATTCCCATCCTCCTCCCACACGCACTCCCTTGCCCCGCTATCCATATGCCCCCACACGATCTCCCCATCCTCTTCGTCCGGAGTATACACAAGAATTAAGAATAGGCGGGAGCACTTGCACTTGCGACGTGCCTGACTCTCTGAAGCCATGGATCCCAATGATGATCTGGGCGCTTTCCAGTATTGCGTTCTTGGTTGCAATCACCTATTACAAGACTGAAGTATTCACAG GCTTGGATGAGCTGTCTCAATGGCTACAGGTTCAAGGATACCAAGGGCAATTAATACTCTTCTTCCTGATTTTCGTCACGACTTTCC CTCCTTTACCTCTTTACTCTACACTTATTGGGCTATCGGGTTATTGTTTTGGTGCCATGACAGGCGCTGTCATATCCTATTTCGCTGCACTCAGTGGCGCACTTGTAGTATTTCTTTTGTCTCGGACCTTCCTTCGCTGGCATATTGCTCGTCTTATATCCCACTCTCCTTCTTTCAAGAGGATCCTACGTGCCATCGAAAAACGACCGTCACTACTCTTCCTCATTCGACTAGCACCATACCCGTACAATGTCATGAACGTGCTCCTTGCATCCTCTCCTCGACTTACCCTCACTACTTACACTGCCTGTACCGCACTCAGTCTCTTCAAAGTCATCATTCATACCAGCATTGGCGCAAGTATCCATTCGTTCGCTGATTACCATATGCGAGAAGGCGCTAAAGAAGATGAAAATTCGGGCCTTGGACGGGCGTGGACGATTATCGGAATCACGCTCTGTGTGATGTTGTTTATGTACCTCTCTTGGGTCGCCCGCCGGGCCGTGGACGAACtcgatgatgaagatgaggTATTCGGGGGGCGCGGTCCCGTGACCCGTAGTTTAGCGCCAATGCGGGGAAGGCGAGATGACGAGGAAGCGGTAGCATTCCTCTCGCCCGCTGTAATGGATGAGTCGGACGAATTCGTCAACGGCGGTGCACGTTCGAGAGAGACAGATATGACCGAG TCCCCATTCAGGGAACGTAGTTATCCGCCCACCGAGATTAACCCGTCGCCAAACTCCAGGTTGTATGGCGGTAGTAGTTGA
- a CDS encoding AhpC/TSA domain-containing protein has product MPSLRLGSVAPDFSAETTQGPIRFHEWLGNSWGVLFSHPADFTPVCTTELGEVARRQKDFEARGVKVIGISANGLESHSKWIEDINEVGSKIAPTNVDFPIIADADRQISTLYDMLDAVDPTNVDAKGIPFTIRTVFVIDPKKVIRLTISYPAQTGRSFDEILRVIDSLQLGDKHRVTTPVNWKKGDDVIIHPGVSDTEAQTLFPNYVTHKPYLRTTTQPN; this is encoded by the exons ATGCCCTCTCTTCGTCTCGGAAG CGTCGCGCCTGACTTCTCTGCGGAGACAACTCAAGGTCCCATCCGATTCCACGAATGGCTCGGAAACTCCTGGGGTGTGCTATTTTCCCACCCAGCAGACTTTACCCCT GTTTGTACTACTGAACTCGGTGAAGTTGCGCGCCGACAGAAGGACTTTGAGGCTCGTGGCGTAAAGGTCATCGGTATCTCTGCCAATGGACTCGAGTCCCACAGCAAGTGGATCGAGGACATCAATGAGGTTGGGAGCAAGATTGCCCCAACGAACGTAGACTTCCCGATT ATCGCCGACGCCGACCGCCAGATCTCGACGCTCTATGACATGTTGGATGCTGTCGATCCTACCAACGTCGATGCTAAGGGCATCCCATTCACT ATTCGTACCGTTTTTGTAATCGACCCCAAGAAGGTCATCCGCCTCACGATCAGCTACCCCGCACAGACTGGTCGTTCGTTTGACGAGATCCTTCGCGTCATCGACTCGCTTCAG CTTGGTGATAAGCACCGTGTCACCACCCCCGTCAACTGGAAGAAGGGTGACGATGTGATCATCCACCCAGGTGTATCTGATACCGAGGCACAAACCCTCTTCCCCAACTACGTTACTCATAAG CCTTACCTACGCACCACTACCCAACCCAACTAA